A window from Pseudobutyrivibrio ruminis HUN009 encodes these proteins:
- the thrS gene encoding threonine--tRNA ligase has protein sequence MVNFKEDEALNTLNHSCAHMMAQAVKHLYPNAKFWVGPVVEEGFYYDMDLGDVMLTDEDIAKIEKEMKKVAKTGAKIYRREISKAEALEEFKDDPYKVDLINNMDENSTVISCYDQGDFTDLCRGPHVDNVKLCRYFKLVKHSGAYWKGDANNQVLNRVYGVCFPTQEQLDEHLALLEEAKERDHRKIGKDMQLFMADDLIGKGLPMYLPNGYTIWTELENYIRNKERKLGYLHVMTPCVGTVQLYQTSGHWDHYKENMFPAMEVEGENFVLRPMNCPHHMRIFANRPHSYKELPIRIAEIAHDFRFESSGTLKGIERGRHFCQNDSHIFCTQEQIKDEVKGVCDLIFSTYEDFGITDYRCVLSLRDPADTKKYHQDDEMWNTAEQALRETLTEIGIEFTEEIGEAAFYGPKLDVNVKPAIGNEITLSTCQLDFCLPAKFDLTYTDAESNKQTPVVIHRAILGSLDRFMAYILEETKGNLPLWLAPTQVKVLPVKNDDEELNAYAQKLVDALNDADVRVEFDTRSEKLGYKMREAQIQKVPYLAVLGKNEEAEGTVSYRLHGEQGTTTVSFDEFVELIVNEIKTKGRNK, from the coding sequence ATGGTTAATTTCAAAGAAGATGAGGCATTAAACACTCTCAATCACTCATGTGCTCATATGATGGCACAGGCTGTAAAGCATCTTTATCCAAATGCTAAGTTTTGGGTTGGTCCTGTTGTAGAGGAAGGATTCTACTATGATATGGACCTTGGCGATGTTATGCTTACAGATGAGGATATCGCAAAAATCGAAAAAGAAATGAAGAAGGTCGCTAAGACAGGAGCTAAGATTTATCGTCGTGAGATTTCTAAGGCTGAGGCTTTGGAAGAGTTCAAGGACGATCCTTACAAGGTAGACCTTATCAATAATATGGACGAGAATTCAACAGTTATTTCTTGCTACGATCAGGGAGATTTCACTGATCTTTGCCGTGGACCTCACGTTGATAACGTAAAGCTTTGCCGTTACTTCAAGCTTGTTAAGCACTCTGGTGCTTATTGGAAGGGTGATGCTAACAATCAGGTACTTAACCGTGTATACGGTGTTTGCTTCCCAACACAGGAGCAGCTTGATGAGCATCTTGCACTTCTTGAGGAAGCAAAAGAGCGTGATCACAGAAAGATTGGCAAGGATATGCAGCTTTTCATGGCTGACGATTTAATTGGTAAGGGACTTCCAATGTACCTTCCAAACGGTTACACAATCTGGACAGAGCTTGAGAATTACATCCGTAATAAAGAGCGTAAGCTTGGTTACCTTCACGTTATGACACCATGCGTTGGTACAGTTCAGCTTTATCAGACATCAGGTCACTGGGATCATTACAAGGAGAACATGTTCCCAGCTATGGAAGTAGAAGGTGAGAACTTTGTCCTTCGTCCAATGAACTGCCCACATCATATGAGAATCTTTGCTAACCGTCCACACTCATACAAGGAGCTTCCAATTCGTATTGCTGAAATCGCTCACGATTTCCGTTTCGAGTCTTCAGGAACACTTAAGGGTATTGAGAGAGGACGTCACTTCTGCCAGAACGATTCACATATCTTCTGTACACAGGAGCAGATTAAGGACGAGGTTAAGGGCGTTTGTGATCTTATCTTCAGCACATACGAAGATTTCGGTATCACAGATTACAGATGTGTTCTTTCACTTCGTGATCCAGCTGATACAAAGAAGTATCACCAGGATGATGAGATGTGGAACACAGCAGAGCAGGCTCTTCGTGAGACTCTTACAGAAATCGGTATTGAGTTCACAGAGGAAATCGGCGAGGCAGCATTCTACGGACCAAAGCTTGATGTTAATGTTAAGCCAGCTATTGGTAACGAGATTACACTTTCTACATGCCAGCTTGACTTCTGCTTACCAGCTAAGTTTGATCTTACATACACAGATGCAGAGTCTAACAAGCAGACACCTGTAGTTATCCATAGAGCTATCCTTGGTTCACTTGATAGATTTATGGCTTACATTCTTGAGGAGACAAAGGGAAATCTTCCACTTTGGCTTGCACCTACACAGGTTAAGGTGCTTCCTGTAAAGAATGATGATGAAGAGCTTAATGCATATGCACAGAAGCTTGTTGATGCTCTTAACGATGCCGATGTACGTGTTGAGTTTGATACTCGTTCAGAGAAGCTTGGATACAAGATGCGTGAAGCACAGATTCAGAAGGTTCCTTATCTTGCTGTACTTGGTAAGAATGAGGAGGCTGAAGGAACAGTTTCATACAGACTTCACGGCGAGCAAGGCACTACAACAGTTTCATTTGATGAGTTTGTAGAGCTTATTGTTAATGAAATCAAGACAAAGGGTCGCAATAAATAA